From a single Bradyrhizobium sediminis genomic region:
- a CDS encoding UTP--glucose-1-phosphate uridylyltransferase — protein MKIRKAVFPVAGLGTRVLPATKAMPKEMLTIVDKPLIQYVVDEAKEAGIEHFIFVTGRNKGVIEDHFDRMYELDATLAARGKKAEQEILARDQPAAGAMSFTRQQAPLGLGHAVWCARDIVGNEPFAVILPDELVLNTPGCLAQMIEAAGKLGDKSNVIAVEAVPDHLTHQYGICGVGKRLGSKMFEVDGMVEKPPKGTAPSNLSITGRYILQPEIFRILETQERGAGGEIQLTDAMIGLARTQSFYGVEFEGERHDCGSKAGFLRANIAFGMARPDLRDGLRAEMKAYLEK, from the coding sequence TGCCGAAGGAAATGCTGACCATCGTCGACAAGCCGCTGATCCAGTACGTGGTCGACGAGGCCAAGGAAGCCGGGATCGAGCATTTCATCTTCGTCACCGGCCGCAACAAGGGCGTGATCGAGGACCATTTCGACCGCATGTACGAACTCGACGCCACGCTCGCCGCGCGCGGCAAGAAGGCCGAGCAGGAGATTCTGGCCCGCGACCAGCCCGCGGCCGGCGCCATGAGCTTCACGCGGCAACAGGCGCCGCTCGGCCTCGGCCATGCGGTGTGGTGTGCGCGCGATATCGTCGGCAACGAGCCGTTCGCAGTGATACTGCCGGACGAGCTGGTGCTGAACACGCCGGGCTGCCTTGCGCAGATGATCGAGGCCGCGGGCAAGCTCGGCGACAAGTCGAACGTGATCGCGGTCGAGGCGGTGCCCGATCATCTCACCCATCAATACGGCATCTGCGGCGTCGGCAAGCGCCTCGGCAGCAAGATGTTCGAAGTCGACGGCATGGTGGAGAAGCCGCCGAAGGGCACTGCGCCGTCCAATCTCTCGATCACCGGGCGCTACATCCTGCAACCGGAGATCTTCAGGATCCTGGAAACCCAGGAGCGCGGCGCCGGCGGCGAAATCCAGCTCACCGATGCGATGATCGGCCTCGCCAGGACGCAGAGCTTCTACGGCGTCGAATTCGAGGGCGAGCGGCACGATTGCGGCTCCAAGGCCGGCTTCCTGCGCGCCAACATCGCCTTCGGCATGGCGCGGCCCGATCTGCGCGACGGCCTGCGTGCGGAGATGAAGGCGTATCTGGAGAAGTGA